From Arcticibacter tournemirensis, one genomic window encodes:
- a CDS encoding HD domain-containing protein, with amino-acid sequence MTENIIDRARDYVLQLLLSKLPNGMRFHNVMHTQDVVKAAIEIATESCFSSTQSEIVTLAAWFHDCGYTTAYTNHEDSSKTIAADFLNRNNYPQEKTAQVLACIEATRFPQNPKSPEEEVLADADLYHFTKTDYSKYERRLRMEFKTYLGKTYTNEEWDETNYALLKQHSYYTAYGKTVLQKFKEVNMEMLKIKLTK; translated from the coding sequence ATGACAGAAAATATTATTGACAGAGCAAGGGATTATGTGCTGCAACTTCTGCTCAGCAAACTTCCCAATGGTATGCGCTTTCACAATGTAATGCACACGCAGGATGTTGTGAAAGCTGCTATTGAAATTGCAACGGAAAGCTGTTTTTCCTCAACGCAGTCAGAGATAGTAACACTGGCAGCGTGGTTTCACGATTGCGGATATACAACTGCTTATACCAACCACGAAGACAGCAGCAAAACCATAGCTGCGGATTTCCTGAACAGGAACAATTATCCGCAAGAAAAGACAGCGCAGGTTTTGGCTTGCATTGAAGCAACAAGGTTTCCGCAAAACCCAAAATCGCCTGAAGAAGAAGTTTTGGCAGATGCCGATTTGTACCATTTCACAAAGACCGACTATTCAAAATACGAGCGTAGGTTAAGAATGGAGTTTAAAACCTATTTAGGTAAAACTTATACGAATGAGGAATGGGACGAAACAAACTATGCCCTACTAAAGCAACATAGCTACTATACAGCGTATGGAAAAACCGTGCTTCAAAAATTTAAAGAAGTAAATATGGAAATGTTAAAAATAAAGCTAACAAAATAG